A region from the Gossypium hirsutum isolate 1008001.06 chromosome A08, Gossypium_hirsutum_v2.1, whole genome shotgun sequence genome encodes:
- the LOC107903423 gene encoding uncharacterized protein, with translation MGNFNRYNNNPYSITYNSRWKQHLNFSWSNQWVGNSNNAIRQNIASAPHGYNQPMLWQNAQQNLALSSSSLEDLLNKYMAKNDVIIQIQVASLQAVENQVGKIAKALSLRPKEALHSDTENSRFQGKEQCEYITFRSCTQLLGVVNDTTNEEDMVEKLLEVFMDDFSVFGDTFEDCLKNLELVLYRCEETNLVLNWEKCYFMEFNLEIRDRKGTENQVADHLSRIEARSEYGNIQRIQDDFPDKQLLVAIALPWYADMVGTSHALISDEGLHFDCKLVANI, from the exons ATGGGAAATTTTAATCGCtacaacaacaacccatattccATCACATATAATTCAAGGTGGAAGCAACATCTTAATTTTAGTTGGAGTAATCAATGGGTGGGAAATTCCAATAATGCTATTCGACAGAATATTGCGAGTGCACCACATGGATACAATCAGCCCATGCTATGGCAAAATGCTCAGCAAAATTTAGCATTGAGTTCTTCATCTTTGGAAGATCTATTGAATAAatacatggccaagaatgatgttaTCATCCAAATTCAAGTTGCATCTTTACAAGCTGTAGAAAATCAAGTGGGGAAAATTGCAAAAGCATTAAGCTTAAGACCAAAAGAAGCATTGCATAGTGATACCGAAAATTCACGATTTCAAGGGAAGGAACAATGCGAATACATTACATTCAGAAGTTGTACGCAGCTATTAGGAGTTGTTAATGACACCACTAATGAAGAAG ACATGGTGGAGAAACttttagaggtttttatggatgatttctcggtgTTTGGCGATACTTTTGAAGATTGTTTAAAAAATCTCGAGTTAGTTCTTTATCGGTGTGAAGAAACCAACCTTGTTCTCAATTGGGAGAAATGTTACTTCATG GAATTTAATCTAGAAATTAGAGATAGGAAAGGCACAGAAaatcaagtggctgatcacttgtcTCGAATTGAAGCAAGAAGTGAATACGGTAATATTCAGCGCATTCAGGATGATTTCCCAGATAAGCAACTGTTAGTTGCCATAGCATTACCATGGTATGCCGATATG GTTGGTACCTCTCATGCTTTGATTAGTGATGAAGGTTTACACTTTGACTGCAAATTAGTTGCTAATATTTGA